DNA sequence from the Flavobacterium lipolyticum genome:
TGCTCGCTTTGAAAGCGGGTCATATCAGAAATACTAAGATCCCACCCGACAGTCAGATAAAAACTGGTCAAATCAGCAATAGAAGCTCCCGAAACTGCTGCTGCGAAAATGTCTGTCTGAGTGATTATGAAATTGGTCTCATATCCTCCAAAGGATTCTCCCATTAAACCTATCTTCAATGGATCTACGAAGTTTTTGCCTATTACATGATTGGTTGCACTAACAACACAGTCAACTGTGTTTTCTCCAACTGTGCCAGTCTCATGTTCAATATCTGGACATAATATCAGGTAGTCTTTTGTTGTTATTACAGATTCATTAAAGCCATTGCCCGACAACAAAGTAGGGTTGATATATTTATGAACATTATGCGACTGCTTTTCATAAATATAGACAATCATGGGATATTTTTTATTGGTATCAAAATTGGAAGGAAAATACAAAATACCTTTTAACTCTTTACCTGCTGCATTGCGGTATGTAATAAGTTCAGAAGTGCTATGCTGGAACTTCTCGTAATGCGCATTGCTCTGAAATGTGATTTTTTCCATAGAAGAATTGTTCTTTGCAACTAGACGTGGAGGAAGATCAAATCTTTGTTCCTGATATATATACAGCTCCGATTTTTTTATGTAATGCATATGGTTTAAAAAACTGCTGCGGCATATAATCTGTTCTATTGCACCTGTTTTTTCTAAACTGCAATATCCTGTCTTGCCATCATCATACTGCGTACGAAGAATGAGTCTATCATTTAAATCAACAACAATGCTTTTAAAGCCGTCAAAATTTCGCAAAAGGAGATCATAATCTCCAAGTGTATTAATTCGATATATAGTTTTATCTTCTCTTCCTTTGGTGAGTCTTCTGCTTAATGTGCCGTTGTTCTTTATTCCCCAAATATCATATTGGTCATATAATAAGATTTCCTTCTCGTCCGGAGTCCATCCAGGATTTCCGTATGCTGCATCTCCTCCTAATCCATTCACTCTGCCAAAAAAGGGAACTTTTATATGCTGTGTAATGTTGATATGAATTTTCATCTTAACATCATAAATCCACCAGTTCTTGTCCTTATAGTACGCAACAAACCTGCCAGACGGCGATGGCAGCAGATCTGTATGGTATCCGCTTTGTTTTTTAACCATAATTTCTTTTTGACCAGTATCAAGATCCACTAAATAATAATCCCTTGGAGCCACAATTTCAAACTGGGGTTCGTATTGTTTAGGGTTCGATATTATCGCCAAAGTTTTATTGCCATTTAGCATTACACTGGGAAATTCCGAAGAAGAAATTTTCACCACGCAACCATTTGAAGGATGCCAAACCGCCAGATTAGCCTTCTCATAAAATCTCCCAGATGATTGTTCCAGGGGATAGATCCATTTATCGGCGGTATTCCAAACTTCCACCCCGTCCCCTGCTTTTTGTTCAACCTCTATATTTGTGGAATTAAGTCCAAAAAAGACTTTATCCAAATCGGACGATATGGTCAGGGGATAACTATCCGTTTTATCAAAAATTTTATCAGATGCAAAATTGTTAAGTTCCTTTTGATTAAGCCTGAGTATTTTTTTTGTCTCCAGCTTATATAAACAAAGATCAGTACTACTACCTATGGAATCTGATGAACTGTAAAAAGCAACTGCTTTTCCATTCTCCTCCCATGCGAAATTATAAAACACACCATTTCCCTGCCTTGCGATCCATTCTATTGCCGAATTCCGAAGATTTAGAATTCCCACAGAATATTTTTCTTTTTCTTTTATCGAAATAATAATCTCTTTTTGGGTTGGGCTCATTGAAAAATCTGCTACATCATTCACTAAGCTGATTACACCAGTTGACAATTTTTGCAACTGCAGTTGTTTTTCCTTCCGTAAAAGTGTAATAATCTGGTCCGTTTCCGTGGAATATTCGATATGCGTATCCAATGGATAAGACTGGTGCATTCCTGTTTTCAAACTTAAGGATTGGATGCTGTTTTTGTCGTTGACAATAAGGTGCTCATTTCCGGCAAAACGTGGAAAAATGCCACCAGGCATATTAAAGGTTTCTCCGTTTATGGTATTTCGCACAAACAGCGTATCACTTCCGCTTTCATAACGCATTCGATAAGTGATCCATCGGCCATCCGGGGAGGGATTTCCAACGATGAGCTCTCCCCATTTCATATAATCGGATTCTGTCAGCTGTTTTTTTTGCACCACCTGCCCCCATAAGGGACAGGCTACTAATGGCAAAATAAAAAATAAAAATAAAGTCTGTTTCAGCTTCATACACAGAGATTCCTGTTTCTTGCTTCCATAAGGAAAAATATTTTGAGTTTTCATATTTAATAACCGCTGTTCTGCGGGCGTATATTAGGATTAATGCTCAGTTCGTTTTGAGGCAGAGGAAACAGAACATCTGTTGAATTCCAGCCAGTCTTTACAGGATCAAGGACATTATCAATCTGTCCGGAGCGCTTGAGGTCAAAAAAGCGATGTCCGAATTCTGTAAACAGTTCCCATCTCCTCTCCCTTAAAACCGCATCAACAATCTGCTGAGCAGAAACCGCATCTGTATCCAAAAGCCCGGCGCGTTTCCTAATTCTGTTCAAATCTTCTTTAGCGCCTATTAAATCTCCCTGATGCGCCCTTGCTTCTGCCCTTATAAGGTACTGTTCGGCAAGGCGGAAAATTATAGAGTACTCCATTGAAGCGGCAGTATTTTCAAACTCCTTGTATTTGTATGCATGATACCATGTATCAGTCCCGTCGCTGAGAGCCTTTGTCCAGTTTGCTTTTCGAAGGTCATTTTGATCAAAGGATTCGATCAGATTATTAGTTAATGCCACAAAGGGCGGAGGACCAGAAGAAAATATGAAAATACTGGCCTCATCTGTATTTTTTCCGGCCACAGATGGCTGAAACTGCCATATGGTTTCCTTGGAATCTTTTAAGAATACCAGAGAAGCATTATCCTCGATGGTATAAAGATTTGAAGCATTTAGGACCGCTGATGCGGCATTTGAGGCTTCTGCCCATGACTCATTGTACAGATATACCCTTGCCAATAATGCTTTTGCCGCAAATTGGTTGGGGCGTACCCGCCCGGCATTTAAATAATCCTGCGCCAGCATGGCTGCTGCATTTTCCAGATCCGCAATTATATTCCTGTAGATATCTTTTACCGGAATTTTCGAAGCTTCATTATTTATCTTTCGGTCTGTAGATACAATATAAGGGATTTCCCTGTAGAGATTAGCCAGATAAAAATGCACGATGGCTCTTATAAACAGGGCTTCTCCTTTTAGCTGTTCTTTTTCCTTTACGGTGAGTTTGTTGCTTAACTCCACTCCTTCCTTGACGGCATTAGCAGCATAAATCTGATTATAACTAAGATTCCAATATTCTGTAATAGTGGAATTTGCAGGCAGAAGTGCATTGGTATAAAAAGGGAGTGTTGGATCGCCGGGACTTGCAAGGCAGTATAGCTCGTCTGCATAATTACCCAACAGATTGGAAGCGCCTGATGTCGAACCTGAAAGCAAGCCCTGCTCTCTCATTTTAGAATAAATATCGGATAATGCTGCGTTTGCAGTGGAATAGTTATCAAAAACTGAAACTGTAGTTAGTTGTGATTTGGGAAGATCAACTTCTACAAAAGAATCACATGAGGTCAACAACACCATTGCTATTACCTGAAACAGCAATAAATAGTGTATAGAATTATTTTTAAGGGATAGTGTTTTCATGACAAAGTATTAAAAAGTGAGCTGGATTCCAGCAGTAATAATTTTCAATGGTGGCAGAGATCGCGAACCAATAAATTCAGGATCCCCATCCTTGTATTTTGTAAAAGTGAGCAGATTTTGTCCCTGCAGGATTATCTGGCACTGCGTGCTTTTCATATTTAAAGGCAGGTCATATGAAAGGGCTATATTCTTTAAGCGTATAAAAGACCCGTCTGTTATGGAACCTGTACTCTGCCTGAATAGATAGTTGGCTGTAACTGCATCCCCGTTATAACCACTGGTATAAATCTGCTGAGATGCAATATCTCCGGGCTTTGTCCAGCTGACTGCTACGCTTTCCGGTTGATTAGACATCTGTCCGGTGACACCATTATAGTAACTTCTGGTATCCTGTTTTACAAACTGAAAAAGAAAATCAAGTTTTAATCTTCTGTAGGATAGTACATTTTGCAGCCCTCCAAAATACTGCGGGTTGAAATCTACAACACTCTGCCTGTCTTCGGGAAATGAAATGATACCGTCCTTGTTTATGTCTTCGAAAAGATAAACGCCCTTTTGATTGTCAATTCCTGTATAGTTGTAATTCAGTTCAATATTCAAGGGCTTGCCAATACGATATTGCTCTTTGTAGGGAGAGGCAGAAAGCCCGGGAAAACTAATAAGCTTATTTCTGGCAAAAGTAAGATTTAGGCTGGTTGTCCACTTAAAGTTCTGAGTATTGAAGTTTTGGGTCCTTAGAGTGAATTCAAATCCTGTGTTTTGCACAACAGCATCTAAATTGGCCTGCATTGACTGAAACCCTGTAGTTCCTGCCAAAGGTATACCAACCAGCTGATTGGATGAACGGTTCTGATACCACGCGGCTGTTAGAAATATTTTATCCTGCAGGAATCCCACTTCCAGAGCAGCTTCAATTTTTTTATTGGTTTCCCATCCAAAATCAGGATTATAAAGCCGTGATGGCTGCAATCCTACATTTGAATCATAATTAAATCCCGATGAGGTATAAGTATCAAGAAACTGGTAATCCCCGATCTGGTCATTTCCTGTTGTTCCATAACTTGCACGAAGTTTGCCAAAACTCAACCATGAAATATCGTTTAAAAATCCTCCTTTAGTGAAAATCCATGCCATGCCCACGGCTCCGAAATTGGCAAACTGATTACCCGGACCAAATCGGCTTGAACCGTCCCGTCTTCCTGTAAGGTTTACAATATAACGGTCCTGCCAGTTATAGTTGATCCTTCCGAAAAAAGCCTGATATTTATACAGTGCATCATCACTATATAAGACGCGCACTGTAGATGCAGATGCCAGATCATAGATCAAATCATTTGATGTGAAACCACTTCCGAATTGATACAGTCTCTCGGTACTCTGGCTCTGGAAAGTTCCTCCCACCAGAATATTGATTTTACCAAAAGTCATTTCTTTTTCCCAACTTATCTGGGGCTCCACTATCCAGGACTGCCTGTCTGTATTATTTAAATAAATACCGGAAAAGGCACTTGTCAACTGATAAGAAGGATTATAGATGGTAGATGGAGAAGTTCTGGTTTCCTGGTGTCTTAAGTCGGTAAAACCAAAATTACTTTTCAGAACTAAATTATCCAGCAAATCATAAGATAATACAGCGCTAGTAACAAGGTCATTCGTTTTGGATCTGAACTCTGCATCTCTGTAACGAAGCGGATTCTGCCAAGTTCCATTTTCCCAATTTAAATTGCCGGCCGCATCATACAGCGCAGGCGCATTTGGCGCCAGATATCTAGAGATCGCAGTCAGATCATACGCAGGCTGATCATTATCCTGAATATTGTATCCTGCTGAAAAAGTGAGTTTAAACCTATTATCTTCTGAACGATGGCTCATGCTGAACTGTGTCCCTCCTTTCTTGTACATATACTGGCCGGGGAATACGGTAGACTCTGTGTGATAGGTACTGCTCAATAAAAACTGCGTTTTATCAGATCCGCCCGAGAGCGCGGCCTGCACATCCGTTATCTGCGCAGTACCACCTAAAAATTCTTTCTGCCAATTTGTTTCACGATTCTGGTCCCATGTCCCGTTTATATCATAGTCCCATGGATTATACTGATTGAGACCATCATTGATAAAAGCTTGTTTTCTCATTGTAAGATACTGCTGGGTACTCATCAGTTTCATAAATTTAGTTACGGCGCCGGCGCCGGTTGCAGCTTTGACACTCACAACAGTTTTTCCGCCTTTTCCTTTTTTAGTAGTGATCAGCACCACACCATTGGCACCTCTTGACCCATAGATTGAGGTGGCGTCAGCATCTTTAAGTATCTCGATATTTTCTATTGTATCAGGATTTATACTATTGAGCGGACTTGTAACGGTTGGAAATGTGGAGGCTGTCTGATTATAGCCAATAGGATCCGAGGCGTACGGAACACCATCTATTATGTAGAGTGGATTATTACCATCACTTCTAATACTGTTCTGTCCACGGATTTTAATATCGAATCCTCCACCGGGAACCCCTGTCGTCTGTGTAATGCTTACACCTGCCATCCGCCCCTGCATAGCTGCAAGCACATTTGTTACGGGCTGGTTTTCAATATCTTTTGCGGTGATTCGAGCAATGCTTCCTGTACGTTCGCTTTCTTTAATGGAATAGTATCCTGCATTGATCTTCACTTCCTTTAGAGTTGTGGTATCATACTCTAATGAAATATCTATTGATTTTCGATCCTGAACAGGAACAAGAACAGTCTTAAATCCTATAAAAGAAACGATCAAGGTATCCGATGACAAAGCAGAAAGATTGTACTGACCACTGTAATCAGAAATAGTTCCGGAACCACGCTTGTTTTTTATGGCAATAGTTACCCCAGGAAGCGGATTAACACCATCGCTAATAGTTCCCTTAACCTGAAACTGTTGAGAAAATAAAATACTATGCCTGATAGATTTCTCGGCATAAACAGATGAAAAAGAAAAACACAGCCAGATAAAAATTAGGCAATAAAGAGCTTTCCCATCCTTGTTAAATGAAAAAATATTCATAATATTGGATTGGTTAGTTAAACGATGATTTGATTAGCTATGGTCCTCTGCTCTAGTTTAGTCGCTGCTGTAGAGGACCATTTTTTATGCATCAAGTAAACGGCTTAATGTTCATAAGAGAGATGAATTATCTATTTCACAGTCATAAGTTTTTAGAAGGTTTGACTTTATGATGCGAAACTTAAAAAAAATGAAAGGAATATCGCTAAGAATAATAAGAGTTGAGTATAAAAAAAGGCATGGAACTCAGCTTACTGCCTTAGAGGTACTGGTATACCGTGCAACAATAAGTGAGCCCACGCCTATGGCGTGAGCATCTTACTTATTATCTCGTTGCAAAATTACCAGTTTTCTAAGGCGAGATTCTAAGCGAATGCTTCAATATTTTTTTGAAGAGTCGCAAAAATACGATCCTTTGAGGATCATATGCAAATATAATATAAAATATTCCATTGTTCGTGATCGCGAACACTTTTTTTAGTGCGTTTACTTTAATTTGTTAAAATAACTATATGATAATTGCCAAATGACTACTAAAAGTGAAGCTATACAAAGAAATATACTTATCAATAAGTATATCTGCAATTATATTTCGCAGCGTTGGATTGTCAATAGGGTTGATGAAAATGGCAACGAAGTTACTAAAAGACAGTATGCAAAAGAATGTAATTTAGCAACTTCAACGATAACCAAATTGCAAAGACCGGATGGATATAATATACCTTTCGCAATTATAAGTGCCATTTGTAATAAAGAAAATATAGTATTGTCAACTTTTTTTTCTGATTTTGAAAAAGAATACGGGATTTCAATCATTGATAAATATTTAGATAAGAAATAAAAAAAAGATGCTGAAGCATCTTTTTTTAGGATTATAATATTGATAAACAATCGTATATGTAAATTTTAGTTATTTTTATATTTTTAAATTAATATTCAAATATGAAAATTATTAACCCTGAATTTACTGTAATTACAATTGGAATCTCTTTTGTTATTTTGGGCTTTATTATTAGATATAAAATTAATAAACGTAGATTTAATCGTAAAGGTCCTGGTGGTTTACAACATTTTAAAAATTATGAACAAGCTTGGTTAGTAACGTTAATTGAAAGAATATTAATGGTACTATCTTTTATTATGATTGCTACTGGTATAATATTCTCTGTAGCAGTTGTATTTTTTTAAAACTTGTTCTCTCTCATTCTTAATCATAATATATTTAAAAATACCTTCCAATGGTATTTTTTTTATTAAACAGGTATTTATACGGTAGGCTTGTCATCACTAAAGAATTATTTTGCAACTTTTTTAATGACACAAATTACGTAAAACCGTAAACTAAAACAAAATCGGTTTTGTATGTTTGATTCTGAAATTTAGACAATGACATAAAGCTATCTAAAACAGTACTTATTTAAGTAAGTTTATCGCCTAAGTAAGTTGTAGGCAATGCAACCAAAATTGCGCAAAAAACCAAGAATAAAAGACAAAACCTTATCATAAATTTTGAACTATGGGATTATTTGATTTTCTAAAAAAGAAAGAGTTTGAAGAAATAAGAACCCTAAAAGAAAAACTTGAAAAATTTAAATCTATTATTAATATTCAAGATGAGGTTGATAATAAAAAGAAAAAATTAGAACTATTAATTTCACAGAAAGAATCTGAACTGGAGTTACTGATTAAAAACAAAACACGTGAAATTTCAGAAAAGGAAATAGAGCTAAATAAAATTATTTCTGACAAGGAAGTCGAATTTAATTCAACAATTGAGAACAAAAAACAGTCAATAAATTATATTCAAAAAGACTTTGACGAATTAAATCTAAATTATCAAACAGCACTTGAAACATACACACGACTTCGAAAAGATGTTAGTTTATATGAATCAAAATTAGATTTAATAGAATTTGGAATTTATGAACCAATCTATGATTTTGAAAAATCAGAAGATTATAGAACTGAACAAAATAGAATCATTGAAGAACAAAAATTGATGATTCAATCAGAAACGGCTGCAACTTGCAGAACAGAATGGACAATTGATGGAAGTGTTACAAAAGGTAGAGCAACCACTAAAAAATATATAAAATTAGTGCTTCGTGCTTTTAATGGTGAATGTAATTCTCAAATTGCAAAAGTTAAATGGAATAACGTTAATCAGATGAAAGAACGCATTCATAAATCATATGAAACTTTGAACAAACTTGGTGATGGTTATTCAGTTAGCATTTCTTACGAATTTCTTGAACTTAAATTAAAAGAAATTACTCTTGAATATGAGTTTCAAGTAAAAAGACAAGAGGAAAAAGAAGAAATGCGAGCTATTCAAGAAGAATTACGAGAAGAAGAAAAAGCAAGACGTGAATTTGAGCAAGCTCAAAAACAAGCTGAAAAAGAAGAAGAAACTTATCAAAGAGCTTTACTAAAAGCAAGAAAAGAAGTTGAAAAAGCAACTGGCGAATTACAAGAAGAATTGAATTCTAAAATTTTAATTCTCGAACAAGAATTATTAATAGCTCAAGAAAAAAAAGAACGAGCATTGTCTATGGCTCAACAAACAAAACGAGGGCACGTTTATATAATTTCTAACATTGGTTCGTTTGGAGAAAACGTTTATAAAATTGGTATGACAAGAAGACTTGAACCTATTGATAGAGTGAAAGAACTTGGAGATGCTTCTGTTCCGTTTCAATTTGACGTTCACGCTATGATTTATTCAGACGAAGCGAGAACTTTAGAATGCGAACTTCATAAAGCGTTTTCTAATAAAAAGGTAAATATGTTAAACTACAGAAAAGAATTTTTCAATGTTAGTTTAGAAGAAATTGAACAGAAAATTGACGAATTAGGATTTGAAGCAGAATTTACAATTTTACCAGAAGCAATGCAATATAGAGAAACATTAGCTTTATTGGAAAAAATGAATTCTACCGAAGAAACTAAAACTATTGAAGAGATAATTGCAGAAGAATACCCAAATAGCTTAAATTAAGCACTGCCTACAACAGCTACAACGAATTTGGGCAATTGGCATAATGGGAAGTTGGTTTTGTATTTGGGATGATTTACTTCGTATATTAGCTACGCTCGGGTGGCAAATCCGAAGAATGGACTAAATTTAGTTCAAAACCTACTGTTGTAGCAGAACATTAACGGGAAGCTAACAAAATTGTAGATAAAAATCTTTAAATATATGTTTATATTCGATAACAAAAACATTCCTTCTCAATTATTATTGCCCTCAAATTCAGATGAGGATATAAACATATTAATAGGTGAAAATGGTAGTGGTAAAAGCACTTTATTAAATGATCTTTCAAAATTCCATTTAGGTCAAAATTATAATGTGATAGCAATTGCTAATACAATTTATGACAAATTCAATTCGCGGAATCTTCATTTCAAAATACTTAGATCTTCGTTAGGCAAAACATTAGCAAGAAACACAATTGTCAATGCTTTTAAAATTTTAGCAAATGATGATTTGAAAAGACTACGAAACATTGCAAATACATTAGAATATATTGGTTTTGATCCTGTAATAAGTTTTAAATTAAAAGGTGTTAATCCGGATTTTCGAGACAAAGTAATAGATTCGGAATTACCTGGTGAAGAAATAGAAATCTTGATGTATTTTTTAAATAGATATGTGGATAGAGAATTTTACGAAGAAAAAATTGTAAATATAAATTTCAATAATGAAAAATTTGAAGATATCAAAAATTCTTATCTACTAACAATGTTCTTGTATGAGAAACAGTTAAAATCTTTAAAGCTAATTCGTGGAATAGACATATATCTACATAAAAATAATCAACATATTCCTTTAAACAAAGCAAGTTCAGGAGAATTAACTTTGGTAACATCTCTTATTTATTTGACCTCTGTCATAACTGAAAATTCTGTCATATTAATTGATGAACCCGAAAACAGTTTGCATCCGAAATGGCAAATAGAATACATAACGAGAATTAACAACCTATTTTATTTCTATCAACCAAAAATTATTGTTGCAACACATTCTCCATTAATAATAAATGGTGCAGAAATGAATTCCCAAAATTTAAAAATATTTAAAGGGACGAATGGAAACTTTATTCTTGAACTAAATGAAAAAATTAATGTTGAAGAAATTTATCAAGAATATTTTGATGTAACAACACCTGAAAACCGTTATTTATCAGAAAATCTTATAGACAAAATGAATTTGTTGGCTTCTAAAAATATTGGATTAGATGAATTTTTAAAAGAAATAAATAACATTCAAGATAATTCATATGATGAGAAGCAAAAAAAATTGCTCGATGAAGTTTTAGAAATGGGAAAAAAAATAATCACTGATTTAGAATAGATGCCTTTAAATTTTGAAAATCAAGATCATATAAATATTAGAACCGCCATTACTGCAGGTGGAAATGTTTGGGCAAATCCACTTCTTAATGAAGTTAAAAGAAAAATAAAGGATTACTACATTGAAAATGAATTGCCAAAATGCTGTTACTGTAGCAGATTATTTGTTGGCGAATTCCGTATGGTAATCGACATAGAGCATATTTTGCCACAAAGTAAATATTCAAGCCTTAGATTTGAAGAACTAAACTTAAATGTTGCTTGTAAAAGATGCAATATGGAAATTAAAAAAGCTAGGTTAGATTTTATTGTTGATGAAACCATAATTGGAACAAATTATTATCAATCCCAACATTATAAAATAATTCATCCAAATATTGACAAATATGATGATCATTTAAAAATAATTACAGGGAGAAATGGGAATATAATTTTAAATAAATACGTTATTTTAACCAAGAATAAAGGTCAGTTTACATATGATTATTTCGAATTGAAAGAATTTGAAATGAATAATTTAAACGAAGCTCAAGGAATTAAAAAGCTATCAACATTATCTCGTGAAATTCCAGATTATTTAAGAAATCAAATAATAAAAATTCTATCAAAAATAAAATAAAAGCCTATAATTAAAACACGTTTCTAGAAATTTGGAAATTAGTTTAATCGAAACAAAAGAAAGAATTATAAATTTTATTAAAAGTATTGCATTAGGAGTCGCACTCGTGGAGAAAGACGATCTTACTTCTGACTATAAAGCATAGAAATAAATAAAAACTTAATAACTGAATTCAAGACTGAATGCGAAGGGAGGTTCGATTCCTCGCTTTCTCCGCCAATCAAATAAAATATGGAAATAAAAAGCTTTAAAATTCCCGGCGAATCAACTAAACGACAATGGGCAGTTTATTTATTCATAGCAACTCCTAGAGATAAAAATGAAGTTATAAAACTTTATGTTGGTAAAGTTGGTGATAATCGTGACGGATGTAATCCCGTAATTTCAAGAATAGGAAATCATTTTTCTTACAATAAAATTCATTCTCAAATTAGAAATAAAATCGAAAAAACTGACGAATATGATTATGAATATTTTTATTGTCATTTTGGAGAATATGAAGATAATGCGCAAATTAGACTTGAAAGTAAACAAAAGATCAATGAGTTAGAAAGAGAACTTAATCGTAAAATTCAAAAACAAATTTTTGGCGATTTAAAATACATTCTACTAAATCCATACGGAGGAAAATATGTTACAAAAACTAA
Encoded proteins:
- a CDS encoding HNH endonuclease encodes the protein MPLNFENQDHINIRTAITAGGNVWANPLLNEVKRKIKDYYIENELPKCCYCSRLFVGEFRMVIDIEHILPQSKYSSLRFEELNLNVACKRCNMEIKKARLDFIVDETIIGTNYYQSQHYKIIHPNIDKYDDHLKIITGRNGNIILNKYVILTKNKGQFTYDYFELKEFEMNNLNEAQGIKKLSTLSREIPDYLRNQIIKILSKIK